A region from the Chthoniobacterales bacterium genome encodes:
- a CDS encoding MnmC family methyltransferase, translating to MFELVALRDGLHTLRDLETGETFHPVVGPMVEAEAIHIGPLDLETRMLGGEVFTIWDVGLGAAANAVALLEKLASMRVPFQCKLVSFDCTLEPLRFTLSHAAQLTYPLPWLAQLTELAEKNGTRITFENGGVLDWELCLGDFTTLPAAPAPDGIIYDPYSPAKNLPMWSLAHFSALRKRLTRPAVLTSYSRSTAVRVTLLLAGFYVGIGDATGEKEQTTVAATDLGLLKNPLPMQWLARVRMSTSARPLGSAKGPISNDDLRRLEAHPQF from the coding sequence ATGTTTGAGTTAGTCGCGCTGCGCGACGGTTTGCACACGCTGCGCGACTTGGAAACCGGGGAAACGTTTCATCCGGTCGTGGGTCCGATGGTGGAGGCGGAGGCGATTCACATCGGGCCGCTCGATCTGGAGACGCGGATGTTAGGAGGGGAGGTTTTCACGATCTGGGATGTGGGGTTGGGAGCGGCGGCAAATGCGGTGGCGCTGCTGGAAAAGCTGGCGTCCATGCGAGTTCCATTTCAATGCAAATTGGTGAGCTTCGATTGCACGCTGGAGCCGCTGCGATTTACGCTGAGTCACGCCGCACAACTCACTTATCCACTGCCCTGGCTGGCTCAACTAACAGAGCTGGCAGAGAAGAATGGAACTCGAATCACTTTCGAAAACGGCGGCGTGCTCGACTGGGAGCTTTGCCTCGGCGACTTCACCACGCTGCCCGCCGCGCCTGCGCCGGACGGCATTATTTACGATCCGTATTCGCCCGCGAAAAATCTCCCGATGTGGTCGCTGGCGCATTTCTCGGCCTTGCGGAAACGGCTCACGCGTCCTGCGGTGCTGACGAGTTACAGCCGCTCCACAGCGGTGCGAGTGACATTGTTATTGGCGGGTTTTTACGTGGGCATCGGTGACGCCACGGGCGAAAAAGAGCAGACCACCGTCGCGGCGACCGACCTCGGGTTGTTGAAGAATCCACTTCCAATGCAATGGCTGGCGCGGGTCCGCATGTCCACCAGCGCGCGCCCGCTGGGTTCGGCCAAAGGCCCGATCTCCAACGACGATTTGCGGCGGCTCGAAGCGCACCCGCAGTTCTAG
- the tatC gene encoding twin-arginine translocase subunit TatC, translated as MSWTDKIFKFREPDEASVKPFLDHLEDLRWTSIKMAVTLFLAMGLAFCYRNTLVNVIQHPLVAVNPNFISTLRARGPMDSIAISFSLAFYAGIVLAFPFLLYFLAQFVLPALTLAEKKYVLPVVFIGLGLFMSGVLSCYYWLLPQTLAYALKDQQDLSWTSNWDVQSYFSFTTQFVLSFGLAFELPLVVLFLVRIGVLNYAMLKKTRMIAFVIIFLLAAVITPTTDPFTLCAMAFPMYFLYEICIFLAKYTEKKAAALQEKLPLE; from the coding sequence CAAATTTCGCGAGCCGGACGAAGCGTCGGTGAAACCCTTTCTCGATCACCTTGAGGACCTGCGGTGGACTTCGATTAAAATGGCCGTGACGCTGTTTCTGGCGATGGGCCTGGCCTTTTGCTACCGCAACACGCTCGTGAACGTCATCCAGCATCCGCTGGTGGCGGTGAATCCGAATTTCATTTCCACGCTGCGGGCGCGCGGGCCGATGGATTCAATCGCGATCTCGTTCTCGCTGGCGTTTTACGCGGGCATCGTGCTGGCGTTTCCGTTTTTGCTCTACTTCCTCGCGCAATTTGTCCTGCCAGCGCTAACCCTCGCGGAAAAGAAATACGTCCTGCCCGTGGTCTTTATCGGGCTCGGGTTGTTCATGTCGGGCGTGCTCTCGTGCTACTACTGGCTGCTGCCGCAGACGCTGGCCTATGCGCTAAAGGATCAGCAGGACCTGAGTTGGACCTCGAACTGGGACGTGCAGTCGTATTTCTCGTTTACGACGCAATTTGTGCTGTCGTTCGGCCTGGCCTTCGAGCTGCCGCTGGTGGTGCTATTTCTCGTGCGAATCGGCGTGCTGAACTACGCGATGCTGAAAAAGACGCGCATGATCGCCTTCGTGATCATCTTTTTGCTGGCTGCCGTCATCACCCCGACGACCGATCCCTTCACTCTCTGCGCGATGGCGTTCCCGATGTATTTTCTCTACGAGATCTGCATTTTTCTGGCGAAATACACCGAGAAAAAAGCCGCCGCCCTTCAGGAAAAATTGCCGCTGGAATAG